One Alphaproteobacteria bacterium genomic window carries:
- a CDS encoding cytochrome c: protein MAGAFGVALAGVALQGQAADMAKAIEYRQNVMKSIGSNVDNIVLMIKGQVPFNAQHVVVFAEDINNLSKLIPDLVPPGSGPEAGDTRAKPEIWQKMDEFKADAEKLTTESAKLIEVAKGGDQAATFQQAVAMGKDACGGCHESFRKPKE, encoded by the coding sequence TTGGCCGGTGCTTTTGGCGTGGCGTTGGCAGGAGTCGCGTTGCAAGGCCAGGCCGCCGACATGGCCAAAGCAATCGAATATCGTCAAAATGTCATGAAAAGCATCGGGAGCAATGTGGACAATATTGTTCTCATGATCAAAGGTCAGGTCCCCTTCAACGCGCAACACGTCGTCGTCTTTGCGGAAGACATCAACAATCTCAGTAAGCTCATCCCGGACCTGGTGCCTCCGGGCTCCGGCCCTGAAGCCGGCGACACGCGCGCAAAGCCGGAGATCTGGCAGAAAATGGATGAGTTCAAGGCCGATGCGGAAAAGCTCACGACCGAAAGCGCCAAACTAATCGAAGTGGCCAAGGGTGGCGATCAGGCTGCCACGTTCCAACAGGCGGTGGCGATGGGCAAGGACGCCTGCGGGGGTTGCCATGAGTCTTTCCGCAAGCCAAAGGAATAA